In Acidobacteriota bacterium, one genomic interval encodes:
- a CDS encoding S41 family peptidase encodes MKNVLKKFSLSGLLALAICAGLIAPSLVKAQENATARRISEDYRKAAEIISKYHFADADDETLSKYAISGMLKTLDPHSDYLDPKSFKDFNEKQHNQYFGIGALIGTRHKVTYVLEPFKGSPASRAGLRYGDQIVAVDDKDTSTWSSDKVRQLLLGERGTQITVSVKRLGVAEPIKMSITRDGIPRPSIPVVYMARPGIGYIGMTAGFQSTTARELAVAMANLREQGAESFILDLRGNGGGYLDQGVRVCDQILQRGQKIVTQKGRTSLGFDEEYFVRVGATENFPLVVLVDRQTASASEIVAGAIQDHDRGLIVGEQSFGKGLVQRIFPLVNGGGLILTIAHYYTPSGRLIQRDYSNGSMFDYYFRRSADGDNAGTSPKRTDQRQTDLGRTVYGGGGIEPDVKLESSEYMTPAQVRLSHGIFLFARELVAGQVPGAASFKVNGLEYDHKLKTTDFVVTDSILKAQKEFLTKFYRDNPEYGVTAAAIEENAKWLHRQLRYEVLTAAYGSDRAQQGIADWDVILQKGIGEMPNAADLAQRSWKRNSANIRQSDK; translated from the coding sequence GTGAAAAACGTGCTCAAGAAATTTTCGCTCTCCGGTTTGCTGGCGCTGGCGATTTGTGCGGGGTTGATTGCGCCCAGTTTGGTGAAAGCCCAGGAAAATGCGACCGCGCGCCGCATTTCCGAGGATTATCGGAAGGCCGCTGAAATTATCAGTAAATATCATTTTGCGGATGCTGACGACGAGACGCTGAGCAAATATGCCATCAGCGGAATGCTGAAAACGCTTGATCCCCACTCTGACTACCTCGATCCCAAATCCTTCAAAGACTTCAACGAAAAGCAGCATAATCAGTATTTCGGCATCGGCGCATTGATCGGCACACGCCACAAAGTGACCTATGTCCTGGAACCGTTCAAAGGCAGTCCGGCTTCGCGCGCCGGGTTGCGCTACGGCGATCAAATCGTGGCAGTTGACGACAAGGACACTTCGACCTGGAGTTCGGACAAAGTTCGACAATTGCTGCTCGGCGAACGCGGCACGCAAATCACAGTTTCGGTCAAACGGTTGGGCGTCGCCGAACCGATTAAAATGTCCATTACGCGCGACGGCATTCCGCGCCCCTCAATTCCGGTTGTTTATATGGCGCGTCCGGGCATCGGGTACATCGGCATGACCGCCGGGTTCCAATCCACCACGGCGCGGGAATTGGCCGTCGCGATGGCCAATTTGCGAGAGCAGGGAGCCGAGAGCTTCATTCTGGATTTGCGCGGCAACGGCGGCGGATATCTGGATCAGGGCGTTCGCGTTTGTGACCAAATTCTGCAACGCGGGCAAAAGATTGTGACCCAGAAAGGCCGTACATCGCTTGGATTTGACGAAGAATACTTTGTCCGAGTCGGCGCTACGGAGAACTTCCCGCTGGTGGTGCTGGTGGATCGCCAGACGGCTTCGGCTTCGGAAATCGTGGCCGGAGCGATTCAGGATCACGACCGCGGCTTGATCGTTGGAGAACAAAGTTTCGGCAAAGGTTTGGTGCAAAGAATTTTCCCGCTGGTCAACGGCGGAGGATTGATTTTGACCATCGCGCACTATTACACGCCGAGCGGTCGGTTGATCCAGCGCGACTATTCCAATGGTTCAATGTTTGATTATTACTTTCGACGGAGCGCCGATGGCGATAATGCGGGGACCAGCCCGAAGCGCACCGATCAGCGCCAGACCGATCTTGGCCGCACGGTTTATGGTGGCGGCGGCATTGAGCCGGACGTCAAGCTTGAAAGCTCCGAATACATGACACCTGCCCAGGTTCGATTGAGCCACGGGATTTTCCTCTTTGCGCGCGAGTTGGTCGCCGGGCAGGTTCCCGGTGCAGCCAGCTTCAAGGTCAATGGTCTGGAATACGATCACAAATTGAAAACGACCGATTTCGTCGTCACTGACAGCATTCTGAAAGCGCAGAAAGAATTTTTGACCAAATTCTATCGCGACAATCCGGAATACGGCGTCACTGCCGCCGCGATTGAAGAAAACGCCAAATGGTTACATCGTCAGCTTCGCTACGAAGTGCTGACTGCTGCTTACGGATCAGATCGCGCCCAGCAGGGCATCGCGGATTGGGATGTCATTCTGCAAAAAGGCATCGGCGAAATGCCGAACGCGGCGGATTTGGCGCAGCGCTCGTGGAAACGCAATTCGGCGAATATTCGTCAAAGTGACAAATAA
- a CDS encoding amidohydrolase, with translation MQIVDTHQHLWDLDKLPYSWTANQPKLNRSFRIDDYLGATQEIEVVKTVFVEADIDEAFIPDETRYVLELSEQDDNPISGVVASARPEYDNFRESIRQFASHANLKGIRRLLQSEPDELSTTTTFRENIRSLAEFGLSFDICVRDHQLPVAIQLVKACPNVNFVLDHCGNPDIKNQNYDAWRERIGEMADLPNVACKVSGIVVNTNVENWAAEDLRPAVEHVIASFGWDRVMFGSDWPVCTLAATYRQWFDALNLLVEDASDENKRKLFKENAERIYRLR, from the coding sequence ATGCAGATCGTAGACACGCACCAACACTTGTGGGATTTAGATAAACTCCCGTATTCATGGACGGCGAATCAGCCTAAACTCAATCGCAGTTTTCGGATAGATGATTACCTGGGAGCGACGCAGGAAATCGAAGTCGTCAAAACCGTTTTCGTCGAAGCCGATATTGACGAAGCCTTCATCCCGGATGAAACGCGTTACGTGTTGGAATTGAGCGAACAGGACGACAATCCGATTTCCGGCGTGGTTGCCAGTGCGCGGCCGGAATACGATAACTTCCGCGAATCCATCCGGCAGTTTGCCAGTCATGCAAACCTGAAAGGAATTCGTCGCTTGTTGCAATCCGAACCGGACGAGCTTTCCACCACGACGACCTTTCGGGAAAACATTCGCTCGCTGGCGGAGTTCGGTTTGTCGTTCGATATTTGCGTCCGCGACCATCAATTGCCCGTCGCGATCCAACTGGTCAAAGCCTGCCCGAACGTCAACTTTGTTCTCGACCATTGCGGCAATCCCGACATCAAGAACCAAAACTATGACGCCTGGCGCGAACGGATTGGCGAAATGGCGGATTTGCCAAACGTCGCCTGCAAGGTTTCCGGCATTGTCGTCAACACGAACGTTGAAAATTGGGCGGCGGAAGATTTGCGCCCTGCGGTGGAACACGTCATTGCGAGCTTCGGTTGGGATCGCGTGATGTTTGGCAGCGATTGGCCGGTTTGCACGTTGGCCGCGACTTACCGGCAGTGGTTCGACGCGCTGAACTTGCTGGTGGAAGATGCCAGCGATGAAAACAAACGAAAATTGTTCAAGGAAAATGCAGAACGCATTTATCGTCTGAGATAA
- a CDS encoding MATE family efflux transporter: MNEQTELTQPKAAAEQADFYENRGFWATLREAVAGSEQNFTEGSIGRAIFLLSVPMVLEMAMESLFGIVNIFWVGKLGKDQAAAVGITESLLTIVFTVALGLSMGTTAMVARRIGEENEEDAGRVAEQAILLGILVSIPIALIGVLFHRQLFAVMNAEAAVTAAGSGYATVIFGANVVIMLIFLINAIFRGAGDAAIAMRALWIGNAINLVLDPCLIFGVGPFPKLGVMGSAIATTIGRGIAVMYQLSRLSGGHSRVPLQFSRLFKPDFELMGTLLRISLGGMFQMLIATSAWMVLMSLVGRFGSAAQAGYTFAIRIIVVTILPAWGMSNAAATLVGQNLGAKKPDRAEKSVWLTGHSNAVFMAGVTFLYVFGAEFLIRIFTHDETVIPFGVDALRYIGYGYIFYGYGMVLSASFNGAGDTYTPTAMNVVCFWLLQLPLAYGLSVKTGFGVRGVFLAITIAESILAIIAMVVFKQGKWKTQKV; the protein is encoded by the coding sequence ATGAATGAACAAACTGAACTGACTCAGCCCAAAGCGGCTGCTGAACAAGCAGACTTTTATGAAAACCGTGGTTTCTGGGCCACGCTGCGCGAAGCAGTTGCCGGTTCGGAACAAAACTTCACCGAAGGCAGCATCGGTCGCGCGATCTTTTTGCTGTCGGTTCCGATGGTGCTGGAAATGGCGATGGAATCGTTGTTCGGCATTGTCAACATTTTTTGGGTCGGCAAACTTGGCAAGGATCAAGCCGCCGCGGTCGGCATCACCGAATCGCTGCTGACGATTGTTTTCACGGTCGCACTGGGATTGAGCATGGGCACGACGGCAATGGTCGCCCGGCGCATTGGCGAAGAAAACGAAGAAGACGCCGGGCGCGTCGCGGAACAAGCCATTTTGCTGGGGATTTTGGTTTCGATCCCAATTGCCTTAATCGGCGTGCTTTTTCATCGCCAACTGTTCGCGGTGATGAACGCCGAAGCCGCTGTGACGGCGGCGGGTTCCGGGTATGCCACGGTTATTTTTGGCGCGAACGTCGTCATTATGCTGATCTTTTTGATCAACGCCATCTTTCGCGGCGCAGGCGATGCGGCGATTGCAATGCGGGCATTGTGGATCGGCAACGCCATCAATCTGGTGCTCGATCCATGCCTGATTTTTGGTGTGGGCCCATTTCCCAAACTTGGAGTGATGGGATCGGCAATTGCGACCACCATCGGGCGAGGCATCGCCGTGATGTATCAACTTTCGCGGTTGAGCGGCGGACACAGCCGCGTGCCGCTGCAATTCAGCCGGTTGTTCAAACCGGATTTTGAGTTGATGGGGACGTTGCTGCGAATTTCTCTGGGCGGGATGTTTCAGATGCTGATCGCAACTTCGGCGTGGATGGTGCTGATGAGCCTGGTTGGCAGATTCGGCAGCGCCGCTCAGGCCGGATATACCTTCGCCATTCGCATCATTGTGGTGACGATTCTGCCCGCCTGGGGAATGAGCAATGCGGCGGCAACGCTGGTCGGGCAAAATCTGGGAGCGAAAAAACCTGACCGGGCGGAAAAATCTGTCTGGTTGACGGGTCACAGCAACGCAGTGTTTATGGCGGGCGTGACATTCCTGTATGTGTTTGGCGCTGAATTTTTGATCCGCATTTTCACACATGACGAGACGGTCATTCCCTTCGGCGTGGACGCGCTTCGGTATATCGGCTACGGGTACATTTTCTATGGATACGGAATGGTGTTGTCGGCCTCGTTCAACGGAGCTGGCGATACCTACACGCCGACAGCCATGAACGTCGTCTGTTTCTGGTTGCTGCAACTTCCGCTGGCATACGGGTTGTCAGTCAAAACAGGGTTTGGAGTCCGCGGCGTCTTTCTGGCCATCACCATTGCTGAATCCATTCTGGCGATCATTGCGATGGTGGTGTTCAAACAAGGCAAGTGGAAAACCCAGAAGGTGTGA
- a CDS encoding DinB family protein: MKLDMSLPELLIEAEAVSRDVQSTFGQLNAEQLNWKPGAEDWSVAQCLDHLIAANKEMLLAFDPVIGGSKQTRFLERLPFWSGFWGRMMVKVVSPQGTQKFKAPATAAPTSSKLDPQIVGQFVDLQQEIGRKIKAIEQLSPDKVIITSPFAGFITYSLLDACRIIVAHERRHFEQAQRVMAAEGFPT, encoded by the coding sequence ATGAAACTCGATATGTCATTGCCTGAACTGCTGATAGAAGCGGAAGCCGTTTCGCGCGATGTTCAATCCACGTTCGGTCAATTGAATGCCGAACAGTTGAACTGGAAGCCTGGCGCGGAAGATTGGAGCGTGGCGCAATGTCTGGATCATTTGATTGCCGCCAATAAAGAAATGCTGTTGGCGTTCGATCCGGTCATCGGTGGATCGAAACAAACCCGTTTCCTGGAAAGATTGCCGTTTTGGTCGGGATTTTGGGGGCGAATGATGGTCAAGGTTGTATCTCCGCAGGGAACGCAAAAATTCAAAGCGCCTGCGACTGCCGCGCCGACTTCCAGCAAGCTCGATCCGCAAATCGTCGGCCAGTTCGTTGACCTGCAACAGGAAATCGGTCGAAAGATAAAAGCGATTGAACAACTGAGCCCTGACAAGGTCATCATCACTTCGCCCTTTGCCGGATTTATCACGTATAGCTTGCTGGATGCTTGCCGGATCATCGTCGCCCACGAACGGCGTCATTTCGAGCAGGCTCAGCGCGTGATGGCAGCCGAAGGGTTTCCAACTTGA
- a CDS encoding prephenate dehydrogenase/arogenate dehydrogenase family protein yields MSGISDELKHVCVVGCGLLGGSFALALRRAGFTGRITACGGSRSPKLAVERGIADALEESFDRSEICEADLIYLAAPIGGIIDFLRTKARLAKPGALITDAGSTKAEICRVAREFVPACVHFIGGHPMAGSENTGVEYARADLFDRATYALTADAATDETQLNRVKAIVESIGARLLIAEPEAHDAAVALISHLPQLTATALSGLLGAEHNGEVAKRELAQRLAATGWRDMTRLGGSSWSVWRDICMTNQPNISVALGVLIAELQNLKEALDVRDFNQIKSSFAAANASIAEHRAIHYANFEKL; encoded by the coding sequence GTGAGCGGCATCAGCGACGAGCTAAAACACGTATGCGTCGTCGGTTGCGGCTTGCTCGGAGGATCGTTTGCCCTTGCGTTGCGGCGCGCAGGGTTCACCGGCAGGATTACGGCTTGCGGAGGTTCGCGGTCGCCGAAACTCGCCGTTGAACGCGGCATCGCCGACGCGCTGGAAGAAAGCTTTGATCGAAGCGAAATCTGCGAAGCCGATTTGATTTATCTGGCCGCGCCCATCGGAGGGATCATTGATTTTTTGCGAACCAAAGCGCGGCTGGCAAAACCCGGCGCGCTGATTACCGATGCCGGAAGCACCAAAGCCGAAATTTGCCGCGTCGCTCGCGAGTTTGTGCCAGCATGCGTGCATTTCATCGGCGGGCACCCGATGGCCGGCAGCGAAAACACCGGCGTCGAATATGCCCGCGCGGATTTATTTGACCGCGCGACTTATGCCCTGACCGCAGACGCGGCAACTGACGAAACGCAGCTCAATCGGGTGAAAGCAATTGTCGAATCTATCGGCGCTCGTTTGCTGATCGCAGAACCGGAAGCGCACGATGCGGCGGTGGCATTGATCAGCCATTTGCCGCAACTGACGGCTACGGCGCTGTCCGGCTTGCTTGGCGCGGAACACAATGGCGAAGTCGCCAAACGCGAACTGGCGCAACGATTGGCGGCAACCGGTTGGCGGGACATGACGCGGCTCGGCGGCAGCAGTTGGAGCGTATGGCGCGACATCTGTATGACAAATCAACCGAACATTTCTGTCGCTTTGGGCGTTCTGATTGCGGAACTGCAAAACCTGAAGGAAGCGCTGGATGTTCGAGATTTCAACCAAATCAAAAGTTCGTTTGCGGCGGCGAATGCGTCAATTGCCGAACATCGTGCGATCCATTACGCAAACTTTGAGAAACTTTGA
- the aroF gene encoding 3-deoxy-7-phosphoheptulonate synthase — protein sequence MIIVMEENAAEEQIVRVVDRLVNLGFDIHRSTGARYTILGAVGSRIADVRELELLEGVNKVVRVSSPYKLAARAFNPEGTRIKVNDVVIGGEQVVAIAGPSVVESREQIETVAAALRQQGVRVLRGTAFRASNDPYGFQGLGEEGLKLLSETAARNGMLTFSTITDSAQLSLFARYVDIIQIAERNMQNYALLKELAKLDKPLVLRRGTSSTIEDTLLSADYLMRCGNHRIVICERGIKTFETYTRHTLDISAIPLIKRLSHLPVIVDPSRATGRRDKVPPMARAAVAAGADGLIVEVHHDPDHAICDGAESLSLEQFSKLTDQMRIIASAVERKL from the coding sequence ATGATTATCGTGATGGAAGAGAACGCGGCAGAAGAACAGATCGTTCGCGTCGTAGATCGTTTGGTCAATTTGGGATTCGACATTCACCGTTCGACGGGCGCGCGGTACACGATTTTGGGAGCGGTCGGTTCGCGCATCGCCGATGTGCGCGAACTGGAATTGCTGGAAGGCGTCAACAAAGTCGTTCGCGTCAGCAGCCCATACAAACTCGCCGCGCGGGCGTTCAACCCGGAAGGCACGCGGATCAAAGTCAACGATGTCGTCATCGGCGGCGAACAAGTTGTCGCCATTGCCGGCCCAAGCGTGGTGGAAAGCCGGGAACAGATTGAAACCGTTGCCGCGGCGCTCCGCCAACAAGGTGTACGCGTATTGCGCGGCACGGCCTTTCGCGCCAGCAACGACCCCTACGGCTTTCAAGGGTTGGGCGAAGAAGGCTTGAAACTGCTCAGCGAAACTGCCGCGCGAAACGGGATGCTGACTTTTTCGACGATCACGGATTCTGCGCAACTGTCGTTGTTCGCTCGGTACGTGGACATCATTCAGATCGCCGAACGAAACATGCAAAATTACGCGCTGCTGAAAGAACTGGCCAAACTGGATAAACCGCTGGTGCTGCGACGAGGAACATCTTCCACCATCGAAGACACTTTGCTGTCAGCGGATTACTTGATGCGCTGCGGCAATCACCGGATTGTCATTTGCGAACGCGGCATCAAAACCTTTGAAACCTACACGCGCCATACGCTGGACATTTCGGCCATTCCGTTGATCAAACGGCTGTCGCATCTACCGGTTATCGTTGATCCCAGTCGCGCCACAGGTCGTCGCGACAAGGTTCCGCCGATGGCGCGCGCTGCAGTCGCCGCCGGAGCCGACGGGTTGATCGTCGAAGTTCATCACGATCCCGATCACGCGATTTGCGACGGAGCGGAATCTTTGTCGCTGGAGCAGTTCAGCAAGCTGACCGATCAGATGCGCATCATCGCTTCGGCTGTGGAGAGAAAATTGTGA
- the pheA gene encoding chorismate mutase — MSGDTQEQAAKEMSDWRVRIDDIDLQLVKLFNERTQCAIEIGHIKKRLGLEIYSPSREAQVIANVTNANSGPLDAEAIRRLFERVIDEARRIERIHASQEEGGMMNDE; from the coding sequence ATGAGCGGCGACACGCAAGAACAAGCGGCAAAGGAAATGAGCGATTGGCGCGTGCGGATTGACGACATTGACCTGCAACTGGTCAAACTGTTCAACGAACGAACGCAATGCGCGATTGAAATCGGCCATATCAAAAAACGGCTCGGTTTGGAGATTTACTCGCCCAGCCGCGAAGCGCAGGTCATCGCCAATGTGACCAACGCCAATTCTGGCCCGCTCGACGCCGAAGCCATTCGCCGATTGTTCGAGCGCGTGATTGACGAAGCGCGGCGCATTGAACGTATTCACGCAAGCCAGGAAGAAGGAGGAATGATGAACGATGAATGA
- a CDS encoding tryptophan synthase subunit alpha, producing MTRISQKFQQLQTENRKGFIPYITAGDPDLATTERLLLALAEAGADVIELGVPFSDPMADGPVIQRASERALKNPVGVAEVLPMVERLRNTCDVPIVLFTYFNPLMQFARQDAGKKLKAAGIDGVLITDMIPEEAESFVAEMRAADIDTIFLVAPTSTDERIKLIAEQTTGFVYVVARTGVTGVRESMSATVSDLVARVKRHTSLPVAVGFGISTPEQVREVCSYADAAVVGSRLVLEIEKNLDSPQLVERVAQLARELTG from the coding sequence ATGACACGAATTTCTCAAAAGTTTCAACAACTACAAACTGAAAACCGCAAAGGCTTCATCCCGTACATCACCGCTGGCGACCCGGATTTGGCGACGACCGAACGCCTGTTGTTGGCGTTGGCCGAAGCCGGTGCCGATGTGATCGAACTTGGCGTTCCATTTTCTGATCCGATGGCTGACGGGCCTGTGATTCAACGAGCGTCAGAGCGTGCGCTGAAAAATCCCGTTGGCGTCGCCGAAGTTCTGCCAATGGTCGAACGTCTTCGCAATACCTGTGACGTTCCCATTGTCTTGTTCACCTATTTCAATCCGTTGATGCAATTCGCCAGGCAGGACGCGGGCAAAAAGCTGAAAGCCGCCGGAATTGACGGCGTTTTGATCACAGACATGATTCCAGAAGAAGCCGAAAGCTTCGTCGCCGAAATGCGCGCGGCGGACATTGACACCATTTTTCTGGTTGCGCCGACTTCGACCGATGAACGCATCAAGCTGATTGCCGAGCAAACGACGGGATTCGTTTACGTCGTCGCGCGAACCGGCGTCACAGGCGTGCGCGAAAGCATGTCCGCAACCGTCAGCGACTTGGTCGCCAGGGTGAAACGCCATACTTCCCTGCCTGTTGCCGTAGGATTCGGAATTTCTACGCCGGAGCAGGTTCGGGAAGTGTGCAGCTACGCCGACGCAGCGGTTGTGGGCAGCCGATTGGTGCTGGAAATTGAGAAGAACTTGGATTCGCCGCAGCTTGTCGAGCGAGTGGCGCAACTGGCCAGGGAGTTAACAGGATGA
- a CDS encoding sorbosone dehydrogenase family protein codes for MTRKSFAILSIILSALSLTATAQTKSGDKAPAAKPSKPQRIVYTVEGLPKPFATESVRNNPRIIPQPTGAKLEVPAGFNVEVFSEGDYQEPRWIKQGPNGDLFLTDSRKNEIYLLRDTNKDGKIDNTTERFVFATGLYRPFGMAIQKVGAQTYFYIGNTNAVIRYKYQIGQTRLEGEPEKLVDLLPGGHWTRDILFSKDGKKMYVSHGSASNVNEGEPEIRAAINEYNPDGTGHRVFAFGIRNPVGLTWNPANGEMWTAVNERDLLGDDLVPEYATSVKEGGFYGWPDSYMGSNVDPRVKNPRMDLVKRAIVPDVLIEPHAAALGIVFYTARMFPAAYQGGAFVSLHGSWNRKNRTGYKVIYIPFKNGKPEGGYENFLTGWVPDEAGPEVWGRPVGLQVIQDGSLLVVDDGGKKIWRVTYKGKK; via the coding sequence ATGACCCGAAAATCTTTTGCAATTTTGTCTATCATCTTATCTGCGCTGAGCCTGACCGCCACCGCTCAAACCAAAAGCGGCGACAAAGCGCCCGCGGCAAAACCATCCAAACCCCAACGCATCGTGTACACAGTCGAGGGATTACCCAAACCATTCGCCACCGAATCGGTTCGTAACAATCCCAGGATTATTCCCCAACCCACAGGCGCGAAGCTTGAAGTCCCTGCCGGGTTCAATGTCGAAGTGTTCAGCGAAGGCGATTACCAGGAACCACGCTGGATCAAACAAGGCCCCAACGGCGATTTGTTCCTGACCGATTCGCGCAAAAACGAAATCTACCTCCTGCGCGACACGAACAAAGACGGAAAGATTGACAACACCACCGAACGATTTGTCTTTGCCACCGGCTTGTATCGTCCCTTCGGAATGGCAATTCAAAAAGTCGGCGCGCAAACCTACTTTTACATTGGCAATACGAACGCAGTGATCCGCTACAAATATCAAATCGGCCAAACCAGGCTGGAAGGCGAGCCGGAAAAACTTGTGGATTTGCTTCCCGGCGGCCATTGGACGCGCGACATTTTGTTCAGCAAAGACGGCAAAAAAATGTATGTCAGTCACGGTTCGGCGTCGAACGTCAATGAAGGCGAACCGGAAATCCGCGCCGCCATCAACGAATACAACCCGGACGGCACAGGGCATCGCGTGTTCGCGTTCGGAATTCGCAATCCCGTCGGTTTGACCTGGAATCCCGCCAACGGCGAAATGTGGACGGCAGTCAACGAACGCGACCTGCTCGGCGACGACCTGGTTCCAGAATACGCGACTTCGGTCAAAGAAGGCGGCTTTTACGGCTGGCCCGACAGTTACATGGGCAGCAACGTTGACCCGCGTGTCAAAAATCCGCGCATGGATTTGGTCAAACGAGCGATTGTGCCTGATGTACTGATCGAACCGCACGCAGCGGCACTTGGCATCGTGTTTTACACGGCCAGGATGTTTCCCGCTGCCTACCAGGGAGGCGCATTTGTTTCCCTGCACGGTTCGTGGAATCGAAAGAATCGCACGGGCTACAAGGTGATTTACATTCCTTTCAAAAACGGCAAACCCGAAGGCGGATACGAAAACTTCCTTACCGGTTGGGTTCCGGACGAAGCCGGGCCGGAAGTCTGGGGCCGCCCCGTCGGGTTGCAAGTTATTCAGGATGGCTCCCTGCTGGTTGTGGATGACGGCGGCAAAAAGATTTGGCGCGTGACGTACAAAGGCAAGAAATAA